A window from Aquiluna borgnonia encodes these proteins:
- the rpsK gene encoding 30S ribosomal protein S11: protein MAAPKASAAARKPRRKDKKNVPAGQAHIRSTFNNTIITITDPTGAVISWSSSGDVGFKGSRKSTPFAAQMAAEAAARKAQEHGLKKVDVFVKGPGSGRETAIRSLQAAGLEVGSISDVTPQAHNGCRPPKRRRV from the coding sequence ATGGCAGCACCTAAGGCATCCGCAGCGGCTCGCAAACCACGCCGCAAGGATAAGAAGAACGTTCCAGCAGGTCAGGCTCACATCCGCTCGACCTTCAACAACACCATCATCACCATCACCGACCCGACCGGAGCAGTTATCTCCTGGTCGTCCTCCGGTGACGTTGGTTTCAAGGGTTCGCGTAAGTCGACCCCGTTCGCCGCACAGATGGCAGCTGAGGCTGCAGCTCGCAAGGCACAGGAGCACGGCCTAAAGAAGGTTGATGTTTTTGTTAAGGGCCCAGGTTCTGGTCGTGAGACTGCAATCCGCTCGCTGCAGGCAGCAGGTCTTGAGGTTGGCTCAATCTCCGACGTGACCCCACAGGCTCACAACGGATGCCGCCCTCCAAAGCGTCGCCGTGTCTAA